In one window of Salvelinus namaycush isolate Seneca unplaced genomic scaffold, SaNama_1.0 Scaffold631, whole genome shotgun sequence DNA:
- the LOC120042195 gene encoding WAP, Kazal, immunoglobulin, Kunitz and NTR domain-containing protein 2-like: protein MDIKGKKGPVGMPKGVKCDKFMCTQQGSECDIWEGQPVCKCRDRCEREPHFTCASDGMTYYNKCYMDAEACSKGISISVVTCRYHLTWPNTSPLPMETTLRPTTALLETTPPADIHPPMMLSSPTQQAVFVGETASFLCEVSGKPSPEVTWEKQLEGKENTVMRPNHVQGNVVVTNIGQLVIYNAQQQDAGIYTCTAKNLGGAVTSHNPLSVIQRDTGRKEGEVGNATNPFPFPAEECLKGPDSDDCGEESISWYYEAKRNNCFTFTYSQCNKNRNHFDSYETCMLSCGAELSAPCSLPSLQGPCKAYEPRWAYSSTLKQCQSFIWGGCGGNENNFESKEACEEMCPYPKNHNCKMCKPRGKMVTSFCKSDFIILGRVTELPEEQDSGHALITVEEILKDEKMGLKFFGQEPLEVTLMNMDWNCPCPNITTANGQLIIMGDVHNGMAVLQPDSFVGSSTARRVRKLREVIHKKTCDFLKEFPTNQ, encoded by the exons ATGGACATTAAGGGCAAGAAGGGGCCGGTTGGCATGCCAAAAGGGGTCAAGTGTGACAAGTTCATGTGTACGCAGCAGGGCTCCGAGTGCGACATCTGGGAGGGCCAGCCCGTGTGTAAGTGCCGGGACCGCTGTGAGAGAGAGCCCCACTTCACATGCGCCTCAGACGGTATGACCTACTACAACAAGTGTTACATGGACGCAGAGGCCTGCTCCAAGGGCATCTCTATCTCTGTGGTCACCTGCAG GTACCACCTCACCTGGCCAAACACCAGCCCGTTGCCCATGGAGACCACCCTGCGGCCAACCACTGCCCTCCTGGAGACCACCCCCCCGGCCGACATCCATCCTCCAATGATGCTCAGCAGCCCCACTCAGCAGGCTGTGTTCGTGGGCGAGACAGCCAGCTTCCTGTGCGAAGTGTCAGGTAAGCCCAGTCCGGAGGTGACCTGGGAGAAGCAGCTGGAGGGCAAGGAGAACACAGTGATGAGGCCCAATCACGTGCAGGGGAACGTAGTGGTCACCAACATCGGCCAGCTGGTCATCTACAATGCCCAGCAACAGGACGCCGGCATCTACACCTGCACGGCCAAGAACCTGGGGGGGGCTGTGACCTCCCACAACCCCCTGTCGGTGATCCAGAGAGACACGGGCCGGAAGGAGGGTGAGGTAGGGAATGCCACCAACCCGTTCCCCTTCCCCGCCGAAGAGTGCCTGAAGGGGCCAGACAGTGACGACTGTGGGGAGGAGAGCATAAGCTGGTACTACGAAGCCAAGAGGAACAACTGCTTCACCTTCACCTACAGCCAGTGCAACAAGAACCGCAACCACTTTGACAGCTACGAGACATGCATGTTGTCGTGCGGGGCGGAGCTGTCGGCTCCCTGCTCCCTGCCCAGCCTGCAGGGACCCTGTAAGGCCTACGAGCCCCGctgggcctacagcagcaccctCAAACAGTGCCAGTCCTTCATCTGGGGCGGCTGTGGaggcaatgaaaacaactttgaaTCCAAAGAGGCCTGCGAGGAGATGTGTCCTTATCCGAAGAACCATAACTGTAAGATGTGTAAACCGCGGGGCAAGATGGTGACCAGCTTCTGCAAGAGCGACTTCATCATCCTGGGGCGCGTGACAGAGTTGCCTGAAGAACAGGACTCGGGCCACGCCCTGATCACCGTGGAGGAGATCCTAAAGGACGAGAAAATGGGCCTCAAGTTCTTCGGCCAGGAACCCTTGGAGGTGACCTTGATGAACATGGACTGGAACTGCCCATGCCCAAACATCACCACGGCCAACGGGCAGCTCATCATCATGGGAGACGTCCACAACGGCATGGCCGTGCTGCAGCCCGACAGCTTCGTGGGGAGCTCCACCGCACGCAGGGTCAGGAAGCTCCGAGAGGTCATTCACAAGAAGACCTGTGACTTTCTCAAAGAGTTCCCAACAAACCAGTAG